In Citrus sinensis cultivar Valencia sweet orange chromosome 2, DVS_A1.0, whole genome shotgun sequence, a single genomic region encodes these proteins:
- the LOC102607900 gene encoding uncharacterized protein LOC102607900 isoform X1 — MQNDLCFNCGKQGHWVRSCPSISPRKSPPPAAGNSRDYPEIQCRCGKGPCVVKVSNSVKNPGRKYYSCPVQGAEGCRFFIKWVDEVKDAGQKPYEVKDTGQKPYPKCSCGAGTCKKENKFSGPNVGRSYFVCPIKKGLGACPFFQWEDTQADAKVNEHRDESKGYSASLSAGDSSQSDNLSVEHPGRLEFGLPKVDNANFFSNSTISPMLSTQDDVLLTERHESGKNSDSLSANQHDPSPFVAPEHENSVLDSAKGNLVVQEAESWDSMVGKAAVVRLMSRSVIHCYQTEFFREISFAAATNRDNVYQSLALHILGWLGRLAFPPSRCLTDRPPAPFFCVIFPSFNPIFVPQDEATLFPGVSNTEDDKVSPSTPGQDLQVWNGDLQKSSALKRSSTTMDENVRSTMKRFLQDTALCFNQILMNQNSTDQSDPDSIIRGVSELFSVCESIASNPVTKSLKEYVDSNLRFGAIERSVCNEHSMEELLDSYNEEKDRFDDISKVYEKAVADLEASIERGQSLQEEASRLRDKLSQIENQVSCCQAETSEHKIRVDFISRDKLESKKSMEKAEEALELCKQKEEELLAAKAALEKIYQCSSQEVCGLHPRKRRRLLFSQ; from the exons ATGCAGAATGatttgtgctttaattgtgGCAAGCAAGGCCACTGGGTAAGATCTTGCCCTTCTATATCTCCAAGAAAATCACCGCCTCCCGCCGCCGGCAACAGTCGTGATTATCCGGAGATTCAGTGCCGCTGTGGTAAAGGGCCCTGTGTTGTAAAAGTCTCTAATTCAGTGAAAAACCCTGGCAGGAAGTACTACTCTTGCCCTGTACAG GGTGCTGAAGGCTgtagatttttcatcaaatgGGTTGATGAAGTGAAAGATGCTGGTCAGAAACCTTACGAAGTGAAAGATACTGGTCAGAAACCGTATCCTAAGTGTTCTTGTGGAGCTGGAACCtgtaaaaaggaaaacaaatttaGTGGGCCGAATGTAGGTCGTAGCTACTTTGTTTGCCCTATCAAGAAG GGACTTGGAGCTTGTCCATTCTTTCAATGGGAGGATACTCAAGCAGATGCTAAAGTTAATGAGCATCGAGATGAAAGCAAAGGCTATAGCGCTTCTCTCTCTGCGGGTGATAGCTCGCAGAGTGACAATTTGAGTGTTGAGCACCCTGGGAGGCTGGAATTTGGGTTACCGAAGGTGGACAACgctaattttttctcaaattctaCTATTAGTCCTATGTTGTCTACACAAGATGATGTATTGCTGACAGAGCGCCACGAATCTGGTAAAAATTCAGACAGTTTGTCTGCGAACCAACATGATCCATCGCCATTTGTGGCACCTGAGCATGAAAATTCTGTCCTTGATTCTGCTAAAGGCAACCTAGTCGTGCAGGAGGCAGAGTCATGGGATTCAATGGTGGGGAAAGCAGCAGTTGTTCGTTTAATGTCCCGTTCAGTGATTCACTGCTATCAGACGGAGTTCTTTAGGGAGATTTCTTTTGCTGCCGCCACAAACAGAG ATAATGTTTATCAAAGTTTAGCTCTGCATATTCTTGGTTGGCTGGGCAGGCTAGCTTTCCCTCCTTCGCGATGCTTAACAGATCGTCCGCCTGCTCCATTCTTTTGTG taatcTTCCCGTCTTTCAATCCCATCTTTGTCCCTCAAGATGAAGCCACCCTATTTCCTGGCGTTTCCAATACGGAAGATGACAAAGTATCACCATCAACTCCTGGGCAAGATCTGCAAGTTTGGAATGGTGATCTTCAAAAATCATCAGCCCTCAAACGTTCTTCCACTACCATGGATGAAAACGTAAGGAGCACAATGAAAAGGTTTCTTCAGGACACAGCGCTGTGTTTTAATCAGATTTTGATGAATCAGAACTCGACCGATCAATCTGATCCTGATTCCATAATTAGGGGAGTTAGTGAACTGTTTTCTGTTTGTGAGTCAATTGCGAGTAACCCAGTTACGAAAAGTCTGAAGGAATATGTTGACTCTAACTTAAGATTTGGTGCCATTGAGCGGTCCGTGTGTAACGAACACTCCATGGAAGAGCTTCTTGACTCAtacaatgaagaaaaagatcgATTTGACGATATTTCTAAAGTCTATGAAAAGGCTGTTGCCGATTTGGAAGCATCTATTGAGCGTGGACAATCATTGCAAGAAGAGGCTTCACGTCTGAGGGACAAGCTTTCTCAAATTGAGAACCAAGTATCCTGCTGTCAGGCTGAGACTTCTGAGCACAAGATTCGTGTAGATTTTATTTCTAGAGATAAGTTGGAGTCAAAGAAAAGCATGGAAAAAGCTGAGGAAGCTTTGGAACTTTGTAAGCAGAAGGAAGAGGAGCTTCTTGCGGCAAAGGCAGCATTGGAGAAG ATTTATCAGTGCAGCAGTCAGGAAGTTTGTGGGTTGCATCCTAGGAAGCGGAGAAGGCTACTATTTTCGCAATGA
- the LOC102607900 gene encoding uncharacterized protein LOC102607900 isoform X2: MQNDLCFNCGKQGHWVRSCPSISPRKSPPPAAGNSRDYPEIQCRCGKGPCVVKVSNSVKNPGRKYYSCPVQGAEGCRFFIKWVDEVKDAGQKPYEVKDTGQKPYPKCSCGAGTCKKENKFSGPNVGRSYFVCPIKKGLGACPFFQWEDTQADAKVNEHRDESKGYSASLSAGDSSQSDNLSVEHPGRLEFGLPKVDNANFFSNSTISPMLSTQDDVLLTERHESGKNSDSLSANQHDPSPFVAPEHENSVLDSAKGNLVVQEAESWDSMVGKAAVVRLMSRSVIHCYQTEFFREISFAAATNRDNVYQSLALHILGWLGRLAFPPSRCLTDRPPAPFFCDEATLFPGVSNTEDDKVSPSTPGQDLQVWNGDLQKSSALKRSSTTMDENVRSTMKRFLQDTALCFNQILMNQNSTDQSDPDSIIRGVSELFSVCESIASNPVTKSLKEYVDSNLRFGAIERSVCNEHSMEELLDSYNEEKDRFDDISKVYEKAVADLEASIERGQSLQEEASRLRDKLSQIENQVSCCQAETSEHKIRVDFISRDKLESKKSMEKAEEALELCKQKEEELLAAKAALEKIYQCSSQEVCGLHPRKRRRLLFSQ, encoded by the exons ATGCAGAATGatttgtgctttaattgtgGCAAGCAAGGCCACTGGGTAAGATCTTGCCCTTCTATATCTCCAAGAAAATCACCGCCTCCCGCCGCCGGCAACAGTCGTGATTATCCGGAGATTCAGTGCCGCTGTGGTAAAGGGCCCTGTGTTGTAAAAGTCTCTAATTCAGTGAAAAACCCTGGCAGGAAGTACTACTCTTGCCCTGTACAG GGTGCTGAAGGCTgtagatttttcatcaaatgGGTTGATGAAGTGAAAGATGCTGGTCAGAAACCTTACGAAGTGAAAGATACTGGTCAGAAACCGTATCCTAAGTGTTCTTGTGGAGCTGGAACCtgtaaaaaggaaaacaaatttaGTGGGCCGAATGTAGGTCGTAGCTACTTTGTTTGCCCTATCAAGAAG GGACTTGGAGCTTGTCCATTCTTTCAATGGGAGGATACTCAAGCAGATGCTAAAGTTAATGAGCATCGAGATGAAAGCAAAGGCTATAGCGCTTCTCTCTCTGCGGGTGATAGCTCGCAGAGTGACAATTTGAGTGTTGAGCACCCTGGGAGGCTGGAATTTGGGTTACCGAAGGTGGACAACgctaattttttctcaaattctaCTATTAGTCCTATGTTGTCTACACAAGATGATGTATTGCTGACAGAGCGCCACGAATCTGGTAAAAATTCAGACAGTTTGTCTGCGAACCAACATGATCCATCGCCATTTGTGGCACCTGAGCATGAAAATTCTGTCCTTGATTCTGCTAAAGGCAACCTAGTCGTGCAGGAGGCAGAGTCATGGGATTCAATGGTGGGGAAAGCAGCAGTTGTTCGTTTAATGTCCCGTTCAGTGATTCACTGCTATCAGACGGAGTTCTTTAGGGAGATTTCTTTTGCTGCCGCCACAAACAGAG ATAATGTTTATCAAAGTTTAGCTCTGCATATTCTTGGTTGGCTGGGCAGGCTAGCTTTCCCTCCTTCGCGATGCTTAACAGATCGTCCGCCTGCTCCATTCTTTTGTG ATGAAGCCACCCTATTTCCTGGCGTTTCCAATACGGAAGATGACAAAGTATCACCATCAACTCCTGGGCAAGATCTGCAAGTTTGGAATGGTGATCTTCAAAAATCATCAGCCCTCAAACGTTCTTCCACTACCATGGATGAAAACGTAAGGAGCACAATGAAAAGGTTTCTTCAGGACACAGCGCTGTGTTTTAATCAGATTTTGATGAATCAGAACTCGACCGATCAATCTGATCCTGATTCCATAATTAGGGGAGTTAGTGAACTGTTTTCTGTTTGTGAGTCAATTGCGAGTAACCCAGTTACGAAAAGTCTGAAGGAATATGTTGACTCTAACTTAAGATTTGGTGCCATTGAGCGGTCCGTGTGTAACGAACACTCCATGGAAGAGCTTCTTGACTCAtacaatgaagaaaaagatcgATTTGACGATATTTCTAAAGTCTATGAAAAGGCTGTTGCCGATTTGGAAGCATCTATTGAGCGTGGACAATCATTGCAAGAAGAGGCTTCACGTCTGAGGGACAAGCTTTCTCAAATTGAGAACCAAGTATCCTGCTGTCAGGCTGAGACTTCTGAGCACAAGATTCGTGTAGATTTTATTTCTAGAGATAAGTTGGAGTCAAAGAAAAGCATGGAAAAAGCTGAGGAAGCTTTGGAACTTTGTAAGCAGAAGGAAGAGGAGCTTCTTGCGGCAAAGGCAGCATTGGAGAAG ATTTATCAGTGCAGCAGTCAGGAAGTTTGTGGGTTGCATCCTAGGAAGCGGAGAAGGCTACTATTTTCGCAATGA